Proteins from a genomic interval of Bradyrhizobium sp. CCBAU 53340:
- the gmd gene encoding GDP-mannose 4,6-dehydratase, with amino-acid sequence MAERVALITGVTGQDGAYLAEYLLSLGYVVHGIKRRSSSFNTARVDHLYQDPHVGNVPFLMHYGDMTDSTNLIRLVQQIRPTEIYNLAAQSHVAVSFESPEYTANADAIGVLRLLEAIRILGMEKETRFYQASTSELYGLVQEIPQKETTPFYPRSPYGVAKLYGYWITVNYREAYGMFASNGILFNHESPIRGETFVTRKITRGVARIEVGLEQTLYLGNLEAKRDWGHARDYVEGMHMILQADKPDDFVLATGEMRSVREMVELSFAQVGRRLEWRGAGVDETGVDAISGKTVVRIDPTYFRPTEVDLLVGDASKAQKVLGWKPKRSFAQLVEEMMASDLAEAKRDIANGKRTV; translated from the coding sequence ATGGCTGAGCGGGTCGCTCTCATCACCGGCGTGACGGGTCAGGACGGCGCTTATCTCGCCGAATATCTGCTGTCGCTCGGCTATGTCGTGCACGGGATCAAGCGGCGTTCGTCCTCGTTCAACACCGCGCGCGTCGACCATCTCTACCAGGACCCGCATGTCGGCAACGTGCCGTTCCTGATGCATTACGGCGACATGACGGATTCGACCAATCTGATCCGCCTGGTGCAGCAGATCCGCCCCACCGAGATCTACAATCTCGCCGCCCAGAGCCACGTCGCGGTCAGCTTCGAGAGCCCGGAATATACCGCCAATGCCGACGCCATCGGCGTGCTGCGCCTCCTGGAGGCGATCCGCATCCTCGGCATGGAGAAAGAGACGCGGTTCTACCAGGCCTCGACCTCCGAGCTCTATGGCCTCGTGCAGGAGATTCCGCAGAAGGAGACGACGCCGTTCTATCCGCGCTCGCCCTACGGCGTGGCAAAGCTGTACGGCTACTGGATCACGGTGAACTACCGCGAAGCCTACGGCATGTTTGCCTCGAACGGCATCCTGTTCAACCATGAAAGCCCGATCCGCGGCGAGACCTTCGTCACCCGCAAGATCACCCGCGGCGTGGCGCGGATCGAGGTTGGTCTGGAGCAGACGCTCTATCTCGGCAATCTCGAGGCCAAGCGCGACTGGGGCCATGCCCGGGATTACGTCGAGGGCATGCACATGATCCTGCAAGCCGACAAGCCCGATGATTTCGTGCTCGCCACCGGCGAGATGCGCTCGGTGCGCGAGATGGTCGAGCTGTCGTTCGCGCAAGTCGGCCGCCGCCTCGAATGGCGCGGCGCCGGCGTGGATGAGACCGGCGTCGATGCCATCAGCGGCAAGACGGTGGTGAGGATCGATCCGACCTATTTCCGTCCGACCGAGGTCGATCTGCTCGTCGGCGATGCCAGCAAGGCGCAGAAGGTGCTCGGCTGGAAGCCGAAGCGAAGCTTTGCGCAGCTCGTCGAGGAGATGATGGCGAGCGATCTGGCCGAGGCCAAGCGGGACATCGCGAATGGCAAGCGTACCGTTTGA
- a CDS encoding GDP-L-fucose synthase, translating into MASVPFELNGKSVYVAGHRGMVGSAIVRRLAQENVNLVTVDRHEVDLCNQAAVFDWFARVRPQVIFLAAAKVGGIVANDTLRAEFIYDNIAIAANVIHAAHVNGAEKLMFLGSSCIYPKLAAQPLREDSVLSGPLEPTNEPYAIAKIAGIKMAEAYRSQYGSDFISVMPTNLYGPGDNYHPELSHVVAALIRRFHEAKLSGAKTVAVWGTGTPRREFLYVDDMADACVHLMKTYSGAELINIGTGEDIAIAEFARVVAEIVGYRGEIAYDTSRPDGTPRKLLDVSRLEKLGWRATTSLHDGLKRAYEAYQATLLVPAQS; encoded by the coding sequence ATGGCAAGCGTACCGTTTGAGCTCAACGGCAAGAGCGTCTACGTCGCCGGTCATCGCGGCATGGTCGGTAGCGCCATCGTGCGGCGGCTGGCGCAGGAGAATGTGAATCTCGTCACCGTCGACCGGCACGAGGTCGATCTCTGTAACCAGGCCGCCGTGTTCGACTGGTTCGCGCGCGTACGGCCGCAAGTGATCTTTCTCGCCGCGGCAAAAGTCGGCGGCATCGTCGCCAACGACACGCTGCGCGCCGAATTCATCTATGACAACATCGCGATTGCTGCGAACGTCATCCACGCCGCGCATGTGAACGGCGCCGAGAAGCTGATGTTCCTGGGCTCGTCCTGCATCTATCCGAAGCTCGCGGCCCAGCCGTTGCGCGAGGATTCGGTGCTCTCGGGCCCGCTGGAGCCGACCAACGAGCCTTATGCGATCGCCAAGATTGCCGGCATCAAGATGGCGGAAGCCTATCGCAGCCAGTATGGCAGCGACTTCATCAGCGTGATGCCGACCAACCTCTACGGTCCCGGCGACAATTATCACCCCGAGCTGAGCCACGTCGTCGCGGCGTTGATCCGGCGCTTCCATGAGGCAAAGCTGTCGGGCGCGAAGACCGTCGCAGTCTGGGGCACCGGCACGCCGCGGCGCGAGTTCCTCTATGTCGACGACATGGCCGATGCCTGTGTGCATCTGATGAAGACCTACTCGGGCGCGGAGCTGATCAACATCGGCACCGGCGAGGACATCGCCATCGCCGAGTTCGCGCGCGTGGTCGCCGAGATCGTCGGCTATCGCGGCGAGATCGCCTACGATACGTCGCGGCCCGACGGTACGCCGCGAAAGCTGCTCGATGTCAGCCGTCTCGAGAAGCTCGGTTGGCGCGCGACGACGTCGCTTCACGACGGCTTGAAGCGCGCCTACGAGGCGTATCAGGCGACCCTGCTGGTTCCCGCGCAGTCCTAG
- a CDS encoding DUF2231 domain-containing protein, whose translation MQDIVPVRSTAQVAGHPIHPMLVPIPIACFIGALLTDITYLASAEIMWADFSAWLLIVGVIFGMLAAIAGLTDFLGNRLVRAQTPAWPHLIGNAVAMILAIFNAFIHTRDAWTSVWPWGLVLSVLTVLILPVTGWLGWAMVYRHGVGVAR comes from the coding sequence GTGCAAGACATCGTGCCCGTGCGCTCCACTGCGCAAGTCGCGGGTCATCCCATTCATCCGATGCTGGTGCCGATCCCGATCGCCTGCTTCATCGGCGCGTTGCTGACCGACATCACCTATCTCGCTTCGGCCGAGATCATGTGGGCGGATTTCTCCGCCTGGCTTCTGATCGTCGGCGTCATCTTCGGTATGCTGGCCGCGATCGCAGGCCTGACCGACTTTCTCGGCAATCGCCTGGTCCGAGCACAAACACCGGCCTGGCCGCATCTGATCGGCAATGCCGTGGCGATGATCCTCGCGATCTTCAATGCGTTCATTCACACGCGTGATGCCTGGACCTCAGTGTGGCCGTGGGGGCTGGTTCTTTCGGTACTCACCGTACTGATCCTGCCCGTCACCGGCTGGCTCGGCTGGGCCATGGTGTATCGCCACGGTGTGGGAGTTGCGCGATGA
- a CDS encoding sorbosone dehydrogenase family protein, with the protein MMSFRTRALLCASLLALLAGCNDGSGDPKAQIGANPVLPEIQQYLLPPMHIARIIGWKKDETPTVAQGLQAKAFATGLQHPRSLYVLPNGDVLVVESKAPKAAAIKRPKEIVMGYIESWATSGGDTGPSNRITLLRDTNGDGVPDTQSVFLDHLNSPFGVALVGNDLYVANTDAIVKYPYAEGDTKITVSGTVLTPLPGGPIDHHWTKSLVASPDGSKLYAGVGSNSNITENGMEAEHNRADILEIDRASGRWRIFASGLRNPNGLSFEPQTGALWTVVNERDELGPDLVPDYMTSVKDGAFYGWPYSYYGQHVDPRVKPQRPDLVGKAIVPDYALSSHVAALGLAFSSGSKLPDAYRSGAFVGEHGSWNRQVLTGYKVVYVPFTDGKPSGPAQDVVTGFLTSDNQARGRPVGVAIDKSGALLVADDSGNTVWRVTAAHPQVTQR; encoded by the coding sequence ATGATGTCTTTTCGCACGCGCGCGCTCTTGTGCGCTTCGCTCCTCGCTCTTCTCGCCGGCTGCAATGACGGCAGCGGCGATCCCAAGGCGCAGATCGGCGCCAATCCTGTCCTGCCCGAGATCCAGCAATATCTGCTGCCGCCCATGCACATTGCCCGCATCATCGGCTGGAAGAAGGACGAGACGCCGACGGTTGCACAGGGCCTGCAGGCCAAGGCCTTCGCCACCGGATTGCAGCATCCCCGCTCGCTCTATGTTCTCCCCAACGGCGATGTGCTGGTGGTCGAATCCAAGGCGCCGAAGGCCGCCGCGATCAAGCGGCCCAAGGAGATCGTGATGGGATATATCGAGTCCTGGGCGACCTCCGGCGGCGATACCGGACCCAGCAATCGCATCACGCTGCTGCGCGATACCAATGGCGATGGCGTGCCGGATACGCAAAGCGTCTTCCTCGACCATCTCAACTCGCCGTTCGGCGTCGCCCTGGTCGGCAACGACCTCTACGTCGCCAACACCGACGCGATCGTGAAATATCCCTATGCCGAAGGCGACACCAAGATCACCGTATCAGGCACGGTGCTAACGCCGCTGCCGGGCGGCCCGATCGACCACCACTGGACCAAGAGCCTGGTTGCAAGCCCGGACGGATCAAAACTCTATGCGGGCGTCGGCTCCAACAGCAACATCACCGAGAACGGGATGGAGGCCGAGCACAATCGCGCCGATATCCTCGAGATCGATCGCGCCAGCGGCCGCTGGCGGATTTTTGCCAGCGGCTTGCGTAATCCGAACGGCCTGAGCTTCGAGCCGCAGACCGGCGCGCTGTGGACCGTGGTGAACGAGCGCGACGAGCTCGGGCCGGATCTCGTGCCCGATTACATGACCTCGGTGAAGGACGGCGCCTTCTATGGCTGGCCCTACAGCTATTACGGCCAGCATGTCGATCCCCGCGTCAAGCCGCAACGGCCGGACCTCGTTGGCAAGGCAATCGTGCCCGATTACGCGCTGAGTTCGCATGTCGCAGCGCTCGGACTTGCTTTCTCCAGCGGCAGCAAGTTGCCGGACGCCTATCGCAGCGGCGCTTTTGTCGGCGAGCATGGCAGCTGGAACCGGCAGGTTCTGACCGGCTACAAAGTCGTGTACGTGCCGTTCACGGATGGCAAGCCGAGCGGGCCGGCGCAGGACGTCGTCACCGGCTTCCTCACCAGCGACAACCAGGCACGCGGCCGTCCCGTCGGCGTTGCCATCGACAAATCAGGCGCGCTGCTGGTCGCCGACGACAGCGGCAACACGGTGTGGCGAGTGACGGCCGCGCATCCGCAGGTCACCCAGCGATAG
- a CDS encoding sugar kinase has translation MPAANDRKIVLVTRKTRLEDLVARYLTAAQARFYAEHLGADFSDYEREHEVYQAQRRATLQVLEQWGRYQVIERGFLPNFIFAPDDIVVALGQDGVVANTMKYLDDHPLVGLNPDPARYDGILLPFAPRDLAKLLPDVAADKRGSQAVTMAEARLSDGQVLHAVNDLFIGARTHVSAIYEIAAGGTTERQSSSGLIVSTGLGSTAWFKSIVTGSLAIAGSFGQPPALTDYEALPWNAAELRFAVREPFPSRHSQTSLVCGRLASEEQLRIRSLMAENGVIFSDGVESDRLDFNAGAEVTIGIARRRGRLIV, from the coding sequence ATGCCCGCCGCCAATGACCGCAAGATCGTGCTGGTGACGCGCAAGACCAGGCTGGAAGACCTGGTCGCGCGTTACCTGACGGCGGCGCAGGCGCGCTTCTATGCCGAGCATCTCGGCGCCGACTTCTCCGACTATGAGAGGGAGCACGAGGTCTATCAGGCGCAGCGGCGCGCGACGCTTCAGGTGTTGGAGCAATGGGGGCGCTATCAGGTGATCGAGCGCGGTTTCCTGCCGAACTTCATCTTCGCGCCCGACGACATCGTGGTCGCGCTCGGCCAGGACGGCGTCGTCGCCAACACGATGAAATATCTCGACGACCATCCGCTTGTTGGGCTCAACCCCGACCCTGCGCGCTACGACGGCATCCTCCTGCCCTTCGCGCCACGCGATCTCGCCAAGCTGCTGCCTGATGTCGCCGCCGACAAGCGCGGCAGCCAGGCCGTGACGATGGCGGAGGCGCGGCTCAGCGACGGCCAGGTGCTGCATGCGGTGAACGACCTCTTCATCGGCGCCCGCACGCATGTCTCCGCGATCTACGAGATCGCGGCCGGCGGGACGACGGAGCGGCAATCCTCGAGCGGATTGATCGTCTCGACCGGGCTCGGCTCGACCGCCTGGTTCAAGAGCATCGTCACCGGCTCGCTTGCGATCGCCGGCAGCTTTGGCCAGCCGCCCGCTCTGACTGATTACGAGGCCCTGCCCTGGAACGCCGCGGAGTTGCGCTTTGCCGTGCGCGAGCCCTTTCCCAGCCGGCACTCGCAGACCAGTCTCGTCTGCGGCCGCCTCGCGTCCGAGGAGCAGCTGCGCATCCGCTCGCTGATGGCTGAGAACGGCGTGATCTTCAGCGATGGCGTCGAATCCGATCGCCTCGATTTCAACGCGGGCGCCGAGGTCACGATCGGCATCGCCAGGAGGCGCGGCCGGCTGATCGTGTGA
- a CDS encoding SPFH domain-containing protein: protein MFGIRFIKAQPTTYLMKYRAGAVVAEGTGLSALYYAPVTTLVAVPVGSRDASFIFSLIARDFQTLTVQGHVTYRVSEPKKAASMLNFTLKSDGKTYETDDPEKLPERILGTVEVLAQQAIKELTLKDALQASDRIADIIAGGLRGRADIEALGLEILGVSIRGIKPTPDTAKALEAQAREAILKNADEAIFARRNFAVEQERAIRESELDTEIAVEQKKRSIRETQMDAEASVAAKRNGLREASMAADIVLEGKRKDFVGLNAENTRTLADAEAYRVGALMKIFEGVDTRVIQALAAAGMQPGQLIAQAFSGIAEKAEKIGQLNVSPDLLSQLMEKPKPEPANARRQ from the coding sequence ATGTTCGGCATCCGGTTCATCAAGGCCCAGCCCACCACCTATCTGATGAAGTACCGCGCCGGTGCGGTCGTCGCGGAGGGCACCGGCCTCTCCGCGCTGTACTACGCGCCGGTGACGACGCTCGTCGCCGTGCCCGTCGGCAGCCGCGACGCCTCCTTCATCTTCTCATTGATCGCGCGCGACTTTCAGACGCTGACCGTGCAGGGCCACGTCACCTATCGCGTCAGCGAGCCGAAGAAGGCGGCCTCGATGCTGAACTTCACCCTGAAGTCCGACGGCAAGACCTATGAGACCGACGATCCGGAGAAGCTGCCGGAACGCATCCTCGGCACGGTCGAGGTGCTCGCGCAGCAGGCCATCAAGGAGCTGACGCTGAAAGATGCACTGCAAGCCTCCGACCGCATCGCCGACATCATCGCGGGCGGTCTGCGAGGGCGCGCCGACATCGAAGCGCTTGGCCTGGAAATCCTTGGCGTATCCATCCGCGGCATCAAGCCGACGCCTGACACCGCCAAGGCGCTGGAGGCGCAGGCACGCGAAGCGATCCTGAAGAACGCGGATGAAGCGATCTTCGCGCGGCGCAATTTCGCCGTCGAGCAGGAGCGCGCCATTCGCGAGAGCGAGCTCGACACCGAGATCGCGGTCGAGCAGAAGAAGCGCTCGATCCGCGAGACCCAGATGGATGCCGAGGCGAGCGTTGCCGCCAAGCGCAACGGGCTGCGCGAGGCCAGCATGGCCGCGGACATCGTGCTGGAAGGCAAGCGCAAGGATTTCGTCGGCCTCAATGCCGAAAACACCCGCACGCTGGCCGATGCCGAGGCCTATCGCGTCGGCGCGCTGATGAAGATCTTCGAGGGCGTCGATACCCGCGTCATCCAGGCGCTCGCCGCCGCCGGCATGCAGCCGGGCCAGCTGATCGCGCAAGCCTTCTCCGGCATCGCCGAGAAGGCCGAGAAGATCGGCCAGCTCAACGTCTCGCCTGATCTGCTCAGCCAGCTCATGGAGAAGCCGAAGCCGGAGCCCGCCAATGCCCGCCGCCAATGA
- a CDS encoding NUDIX domain-containing protein, which produces MAGEVRAEGLGKSGHLDFPRPLTTVDVVIFSIRDDWLQVLLVQRPAGEGEPFPLSLALPGGFVDIARDRDLAACAARKLKEKTGVSSPYLEQLGSWGSASRDPRGWSATHAYFALIPAEASVLTSDARWCPIQDGRLKEKLAFDHGDILATAIQRLRNKVEYTSLPAYLMPAEFTLPDLQRVYEIVLDRPLEKSAFRTRILSADMIEPVAKMRRGPNRPAQLYRLKKNSEPVYFVRTFNPPE; this is translated from the coding sequence ATGGCGGGCGAGGTGCGGGCCGAAGGTCTTGGAAAGTCAGGACATCTGGACTTCCCGCGGCCGCTGACCACGGTCGATGTCGTGATCTTTTCGATTCGCGACGATTGGCTTCAGGTGCTGCTGGTGCAGCGTCCGGCCGGTGAGGGCGAACCGTTTCCGCTCAGCCTGGCACTGCCGGGCGGCTTCGTCGACATCGCCAGGGATCGCGACCTTGCCGCCTGCGCGGCGCGCAAGCTGAAGGAGAAGACCGGGGTCAGCAGCCCCTATCTCGAGCAGCTCGGAAGCTGGGGAAGCGCGTCGCGCGATCCGCGCGGCTGGTCGGCAACCCATGCCTATTTCGCGCTGATCCCGGCAGAGGCAAGCGTGCTGACATCAGATGCGCGGTGGTGTCCGATTCAAGACGGAAGGCTGAAGGAGAAGCTTGCCTTCGATCACGGCGACATCCTGGCAACCGCGATCCAGCGCCTGCGCAACAAGGTGGAATATACGTCGCTGCCGGCTTACCTGATGCCCGCGGAATTCACGTTGCCCGACCTGCAGCGCGTCTACGAGATCGTGCTCGACCGTCCGCTCGAGAAGAGCGCCTTTCGCACAAGGATCCTGTCGGCCGACATGATCGAGCCGGTCGCAAAGATGCGGCGCGGCCCGAACCGCCCCGCGCAGCTCTATCGCCTGAAGAAAAACAGCGAGCCGGTGTATTTCGTGCGGACGTTCAATCCGCCGGAGTGA
- a CDS encoding MFS transporter → MTGIHHVSQSRKAAASGWIGSALEYYDFFIYATAASLIFPQIFFPSENPTVAIVASLATYGVGYVARPIGAFVLGHWGDTHGRKTVLIVCMFMMGLSTMAVGLLPTYQQVGILAPILLVILRLIQGFAVAGEISGASSMILEHAPFGRRGFYASFALQGVQAGQILAAAVFLPLAAYMPTDAFNSWGWRIPFLLSFFVIVAGYIIRREVDETPAFAREDQRGETPRSPIVQAIKLSWPDMLRVTCMALMNVIPVVATIFGAAYAVQPAYGIGFAKDVYLWIPVLGNMLAVFVIPFVGNLSDKVGRKPPIVVGALLSGLLAFGYLYAISIKNVPLAILLSLLMWGVVYQGYNAIFPSFYPELFPTRTRVSAMAISQNIGTTITALLPALFATVAPPGSANIPLTVGAIAFGITVIAALAAVTARETYRIGIDDLGNPKAVPMPRGDYERQRAEAAGGAAAIPT, encoded by the coding sequence ATGACCGGAATCCATCACGTGAGCCAGTCAAGGAAGGCCGCTGCGAGCGGCTGGATCGGGTCGGCTCTCGAATATTATGACTTCTTCATCTACGCGACCGCCGCCTCGCTGATCTTTCCGCAGATCTTCTTTCCGTCGGAGAATCCGACCGTCGCCATCGTCGCATCGCTGGCAACCTATGGGGTCGGCTATGTGGCCCGGCCGATCGGCGCCTTCGTGCTCGGACATTGGGGCGACACCCATGGCCGCAAGACCGTTCTCATCGTCTGCATGTTCATGATGGGTCTGTCGACCATGGCGGTGGGCCTCCTGCCGACCTACCAGCAAGTCGGCATCCTCGCGCCGATCCTGCTGGTCATCCTGCGTCTGATCCAGGGATTTGCCGTTGCCGGTGAGATCTCCGGAGCGAGCTCGATGATCCTGGAGCACGCGCCGTTCGGTCGGCGCGGCTTCTATGCGAGCTTCGCGCTTCAGGGCGTGCAGGCCGGACAGATTCTCGCGGCCGCCGTGTTCCTGCCGCTGGCTGCCTATATGCCGACCGACGCCTTCAACAGCTGGGGCTGGCGGATTCCCTTCCTGCTCAGCTTCTTCGTCATCGTCGCTGGCTACATCATCCGCCGCGAAGTCGACGAAACCCCTGCCTTTGCCCGAGAGGACCAGCGGGGAGAAACGCCGCGCTCGCCCATCGTCCAGGCCATCAAGCTGAGCTGGCCTGACATGCTCAGGGTCACCTGCATGGCGCTGATGAACGTCATCCCCGTGGTTGCGACCATCTTCGGTGCGGCCTACGCGGTGCAGCCGGCCTATGGCATCGGCTTTGCCAAGGACGTCTATCTGTGGATCCCGGTCCTCGGAAACATGTTGGCCGTGTTCGTCATTCCCTTCGTCGGCAATCTCTCCGACAAGGTCGGCCGCAAGCCTCCGATCGTCGTCGGCGCGCTGCTCTCCGGTCTGCTGGCCTTCGGCTATCTCTATGCCATCAGCATCAAGAACGTGCCGCTGGCGATCCTGCTGTCACTGTTGATGTGGGGCGTGGTCTATCAGGGCTACAACGCGATCTTCCCGAGCTTCTATCCGGAGCTGTTTCCGACCCGCACCCGCGTGTCGGCTATGGCGATCTCGCAGAACATCGGCACCACCATCACCGCGCTGCTCCCCGCGCTGTTTGCGACGGTCGCGCCTCCCGGCTCGGCCAATATCCCCTTGACGGTCGGCGCGATCGCCTTCGGCATCACCGTCATCGCGGCGCTGGCAGCCGTCACGGCCCGGGAAACCTATCGGATCGGCATCGACGATCTCGGTAATCCCAAGGCCGTTCCGATGCCGCGGGGCGACTATGAGCGTCAGCGTGCGGAGGCAGCGGGCGGCGCGGCCGCAATTCCGACCTGA
- a CDS encoding 3-keto-5-aminohexanoate cleavage protein, producing the protein MNPVVVAVAITGSVPRKKDNPAVPILPSEQIESTHQAFEAGATLAHIHVRNDDETPSSDPERFALVQEGIRKHCPGMIVQFSTGGRGRDPSARGSSLYLKPDMASLSTGSVNFPTIVYENSAALVETLATGMKANGVRPEIEIFDLSHLHGARRLIEAGLMDARPHVQFVMGVKNAMPADEQVLDILLAELKRLIPKATWTAAGIGRHQAEVMGWALARGADAVRTGLEDNIRVDKTRLAASNAELVRIACEAVTRHGRRVATAAEARSLLGIVR; encoded by the coding sequence ATGAACCCCGTCGTCGTTGCCGTCGCCATCACCGGCTCCGTTCCGCGCAAGAAGGACAATCCGGCGGTGCCGATTCTGCCGTCTGAACAGATCGAGTCGACCCACCAGGCCTTCGAGGCCGGTGCCACGTTGGCCCACATCCATGTCCGCAACGACGACGAGACGCCGTCCTCCGATCCGGAGCGCTTCGCCCTGGTGCAGGAAGGCATCCGCAAGCATTGCCCCGGGATGATCGTGCAGTTCTCGACCGGCGGGCGCGGCCGCGACCCCTCGGCGCGCGGATCATCGCTCTACCTGAAGCCGGACATGGCCTCGCTGTCGACGGGATCGGTGAACTTTCCGACCATCGTCTATGAGAACAGCGCGGCCCTGGTCGAGACTCTCGCCACCGGCATGAAGGCAAATGGCGTTCGTCCGGAAATCGAGATCTTCGATCTGTCGCATTTGCACGGCGCGCGACGCTTGATCGAGGCGGGGCTGATGGACGCGCGTCCGCACGTGCAATTCGTCATGGGCGTGAAGAACGCGATGCCGGCCGACGAGCAAGTGCTCGACATCCTGCTGGCAGAACTGAAGCGCCTGATCCCGAAGGCGACCTGGACCGCAGCCGGGATCGGCCGCCATCAAGCCGAGGTCATGGGCTGGGCCCTGGCGCGCGGCGCCGATGCGGTGCGCACCGGGCTCGAGGACAATATCAGGGTCGACAAGACGCGCCTTGCCGCCAGCAATGCCGAGCTCGTCCGCATCGCCTGTGAAGCTGTCACGCGCCATGGCCGGCGCGTGGCGACTGCGGCCGAGGCGCGATCCTTGCTCGGGATTGTGCGGTAG